A window of Haliscomenobacter hydrossis DSM 1100 contains these coding sequences:
- a CDS encoding ArnT family glycosyltransferase encodes MQRIQISDKILYFMAGLLLLLGYLLNLGVQPLYLEEPRRTIVAMELLENQNFWVPTLIGEYYYNKPPLYNWLLIGFVKLLGGFTEFNLRLPTVLASFGIAGLMYAAVKRYWQNAILGVLSALLFLTAAGILLFFSMLAEIDLFYALIVFSGILAIYHFGEKERYWPLFLLVYLSCGLGVLTKGLPSFVFTAVSLLVYFVDKKRFKVLFYPAHFAGIALLGLMLYAYYSQYAQYHDLSRVWMRMLSESGDRTVVSNSLGDFVQHLLLFPLNWIGDMAPASLLLVFLLRKDWRDLLLKQNSFIRFCTLLLFFNALPYWISPGTRMRYVYMLYPLACMLMAWVYSQRATAPAWTMRVFRLMALILLGAFGLGALALPWIPDLQFMQSTTFGLAIASAVAIGCCFWTCLRKPQFALPLLLIGFAVVRLVFDSTVLPQRDHESGGQRNRALAARIDKIVGDAPLYTAYQEKVVAYTTIVYVNRLRKRVVKRKDQLLEGAYYLVPLKRAPKNARILLTTEYDDKIKALIKL; translated from the coding sequence ATGCAACGAATACAAATCAGCGACAAAATACTCTATTTCATGGCAGGTTTGCTGCTGCTGCTGGGGTATCTGCTCAACCTGGGGGTACAACCCTTGTACCTGGAGGAACCGCGGAGGACCATCGTTGCCATGGAATTGCTGGAAAACCAAAACTTCTGGGTACCAACCCTCATCGGAGAATATTATTACAACAAACCGCCCCTGTACAATTGGCTCCTGATTGGTTTTGTCAAGTTGTTGGGTGGCTTTACGGAGTTCAACCTGCGCTTGCCTACCGTGTTGGCGTCTTTTGGGATCGCGGGATTGATGTATGCGGCGGTAAAACGGTATTGGCAAAATGCAATATTGGGTGTGCTGAGCGCCTTACTCTTTCTGACTGCGGCGGGGATTCTGCTGTTTTTTTCCATGTTGGCCGAGATCGATCTTTTTTACGCCCTGATTGTCTTCAGCGGAATTTTGGCGATTTATCATTTTGGAGAAAAAGAACGCTATTGGCCCTTGTTTTTGTTGGTGTACCTGAGTTGTGGTTTGGGCGTTTTGACCAAGGGTTTGCCCTCTTTTGTGTTTACGGCGGTATCCTTGCTGGTCTATTTTGTGGACAAAAAACGCTTCAAGGTGCTGTTTTATCCGGCACATTTTGCAGGCATTGCCCTGCTGGGATTGATGTTGTACGCCTATTACAGCCAGTACGCCCAGTACCATGACCTGAGCCGGGTGTGGATGCGCATGCTCAGCGAATCGGGCGACCGCACGGTGGTGAGCAATTCCCTGGGCGATTTTGTCCAACACCTGCTGTTGTTTCCCTTGAATTGGATCGGGGATATGGCCCCGGCTAGTTTGCTGCTGGTTTTTCTGCTGCGCAAAGATTGGAGGGACTTGTTGCTGAAACAAAACAGCTTTATCCGTTTTTGTACCCTGTTGTTGTTTTTCAATGCGCTGCCTTACTGGATTTCACCCGGAACGCGCATGCGTTATGTGTATATGTTGTATCCTTTGGCCTGTATGCTCATGGCCTGGGTGTACAGCCAGCGCGCAACAGCACCCGCATGGACTATGCGGGTATTTCGCCTGATGGCCCTGATCCTGTTGGGCGCATTTGGCCTGGGTGCATTGGCTTTGCCCTGGATTCCTGACTTGCAATTCATGCAATCGACTACTTTTGGGTTGGCGATTGCCTCGGCAGTAGCGATTGGATGTTGTTTTTGGACATGTTTGCGCAAACCCCAATTTGCCTTGCCGCTTTTGTTGATCGGCTTTGCAGTGGTCCGTTTGGTATTTGACAGCACCGTTTTGCCCCAGCGGGATCACGAAAGTGGAGGTCAGCGGAATAGGGCTTTGGCGGCACGCATCGATAAAATTGTGGGTGATGCCCCTTTGTATACCGCCTATCAGGAAAAAGTGGTGGCGTATACGACCATTGTGTATGTAAACCGACTGCGCAAACGGGTTGTCAAACGCAAGGATCAATTGTTGGAAGGCGCGTATTATCTGGTTCCACTAAAACGTGCGCCCAAAAATGCTAGGATCTTGCTGACTACAGAATATGACGATAAAATTAAAGCATTGATTAAATTATGA
- a CDS encoding DUF6495 family protein: MKYRRFTPNELRTLEPEFVRFLALNGIPADEWIRIKTTDDQKVEELIEQFSDAIFERTLQELEYLEFHAPKDIKTFHCQKEKIVLVGLILDGESEFDFTTHNSLEPALQKMHKGEIQLKVYTAEKGYRNGDREAELFRMIENGASISKDGNLYKALALQIDNN, translated from the coding sequence ATGAAATATCGGCGTTTTACCCCAAATGAGCTGCGTACCCTCGAGCCAGAATTTGTGCGATTCCTGGCACTCAACGGTATACCCGCAGACGAGTGGATTCGGATAAAAACAACTGATGACCAAAAAGTTGAAGAACTGATCGAACAATTCAGCGATGCAATTTTTGAACGAACCCTCCAGGAACTTGAATACCTGGAATTCCATGCGCCCAAAGATATTAAGACCTTTCATTGTCAAAAGGAAAAAATCGTTTTAGTGGGATTGATTCTCGACGGAGAAAGTGAATTTGACTTCACAACGCACAATTCTTTGGAACCAGCACTCCAAAAAATGCACAAAGGTGAGATCCAATTAAAGGTTTATACGGCCGAAAAGGGCTATCGCAACGGTGATCGGGAAGCGGAATTGTTTCGCATGATCGAAAATGGAGCCTCGATTTCGAAAGATGGGAACTTGTATAAGGCCCTGGCACTACAAATAGACAACAACTAG
- a CDS encoding glycosyltransferase family 2 protein produces MIQKLSIVVPAYNEGRTIHLILEKIAAVKLVNDIEKEVILVNDCSKDDTEAAVFRFMAEHPELNLQYHQHAVNAGKGAALHTGIGKATGEYLIIQDADLEYDPDEYNHLLVPIIKGFADVVYGSRFMGSNPHRILFFWHSIGNKFLTFLSNFFTNLNLTDMETCYKLFDTQQVQSLNLVEKRFGFEPEVTAKIARIKGIRIYEVGISYYGRTYEEGKKIGWRDGVRAIYCILKYGLFRAK; encoded by the coding sequence ATGATTCAAAAACTGTCTATTGTGGTTCCTGCTTACAATGAGGGGCGAACCATTCATTTGATTCTTGAAAAAATTGCCGCGGTCAAGTTGGTCAACGACATCGAAAAAGAAGTAATTCTGGTGAATGATTGTTCGAAAGATGATACCGAAGCTGCCGTTTTTCGCTTCATGGCGGAGCACCCCGAACTCAACCTGCAATACCATCAACACGCGGTCAATGCAGGCAAAGGCGCGGCCTTACATACGGGCATTGGCAAGGCTACTGGTGAATACCTGATCATTCAGGACGCCGATCTGGAGTATGACCCCGACGAGTACAATCACTTGTTGGTGCCCATTATCAAAGGCTTTGCGGATGTTGTTTACGGTTCGCGGTTTATGGGCAGCAACCCACACCGCATTTTGTTTTTTTGGCACTCGATCGGGAATAAATTCCTTACCTTTCTCTCCAATTTTTTTACCAATTTGAACCTGACCGACATGGAGACCTGTTACAAACTCTTTGATACCCAGCAAGTACAAAGTTTGAATCTGGTCGAAAAACGTTTTGGTTTTGAGCCCGAAGTAACCGCAAAAATTGCCCGCATCAAAGGCATCCGCATTTACGAAGTGGGGATCTCTTATTACGGGCGTACGTATGAGGAGGGCAAAAAAATTGGCTGGAGAGATGGCGTGAGGGCCATTTATTGCATTTTGAAATATGGGCTGTTTAGAGCTAAGTGA
- the trmD gene encoding tRNA (guanosine(37)-N1)-methyltransferase TrmD codes for MRIDIITVLPELLDSPFAHSIMKRARDKGLLQVEVHNLREYGLGRHHQVDDYQFGGGAGMVMMLEPIVACLEKLQAERTYDEVIFMTPDGQRFDQKMANRLSMKENLIILCGHYKGIDERIREHFISMEISIGDFVLSGGELPAALVVDAIGRLLPGVLNDETSALFDSFQDDLLAPPVYTRPAEYRGWSVPDVLLSGNFKAIDDWRHDEALRRTQARRPDLLED; via the coding sequence ATGCGCATCGACATCATCACCGTCCTCCCCGAGCTCCTCGACAGCCCTTTTGCCCACTCCATCATGAAAAGAGCGCGGGACAAGGGTCTTTTGCAGGTAGAAGTACACAACCTGCGGGAATACGGACTGGGGCGGCACCATCAGGTTGATGACTATCAGTTTGGCGGAGGCGCAGGAATGGTCATGATGCTGGAGCCCATTGTGGCGTGTCTGGAAAAACTCCAGGCGGAACGGACCTACGATGAAGTCATTTTTATGACCCCCGACGGCCAACGATTTGACCAAAAAATGGCCAATCGCCTGTCGATGAAAGAAAACCTGATCATCCTTTGTGGGCATTACAAAGGCATCGACGAGCGGATCCGGGAGCATTTTATAAGCATGGAAATTTCCATTGGCGACTTTGTGTTGTCTGGCGGTGAATTGCCCGCGGCCTTGGTGGTAGATGCCATCGGACGTTTACTTCCGGGTGTACTGAATGACGAGACCTCAGCACTTTTTGATTCGTTTCAGGACGATCTACTTGCGCCTCCGGTGTACACCCGTCCGGCAGAATACCGAGGCTGGTCGGTTCCTGACGTTTTGCTTTCGGGCAATTTTAAAGCAATTGATGATTGGCGTCATGATGAAGCCTTGCGGCGCACCCAGGCCCGTCGGCCCGATTTGCTAGAGGATTAA
- a CDS encoding TerC family protein yields the protein MEATSFILPNFADPQVWISLLTLTFLEIVLGVDNIIFISIAANKLAPADQAKARNIGMILAMVFRIILLFGISALIAMQNPVLSFHGEYLHGAFTGQSLILIAGGLFLLYKATSEIHHKLEGAHAVDDDMNQGSRIFASLSKVVVQIALINIVFSFDSILTAVGLTDSLAIMIVSVVISMLIMMAFAGPVGRFVNTHPTIQMLGLAFLIMIGFMLIAEGAHLAHLSIAGSEVGSVPKGYLYFSIAFSLFVEALNMRLRKKQDPVQLRGYQEEAIQEGVMKP from the coding sequence ATGGAAGCAACTTCTTTCATTTTACCAAATTTTGCCGATCCACAAGTTTGGATCAGTTTACTTACCCTTACGTTTTTAGAGATTGTACTGGGAGTAGACAACATCATTTTTATTTCCATTGCCGCTAATAAGTTGGCACCTGCCGATCAAGCCAAAGCGCGCAACATCGGGATGATCTTGGCAATGGTTTTCCGGATCATTTTGCTTTTTGGCATTTCTGCCTTGATTGCTATGCAAAATCCTGTGCTCAGTTTTCATGGCGAGTATCTGCACGGTGCATTCACCGGGCAAAGCTTGATCCTGATTGCCGGGGGATTGTTTTTGCTGTACAAGGCCACCAGCGAAATTCACCACAAATTGGAAGGTGCACACGCGGTAGATGATGACATGAACCAGGGCTCACGCATTTTTGCTTCCTTGTCCAAAGTCGTCGTACAGATCGCCTTGATCAACATCGTTTTTTCTTTTGATTCGATCCTGACTGCCGTGGGGCTTACCGATAGCCTGGCGATCATGATTGTATCCGTGGTCATTTCCATGTTGATCATGATGGCCTTTGCTGGCCCGGTAGGACGTTTTGTCAATACCCACCCCACCATTCAAATGTTGGGTTTGGCGTTTTTGATCATGATTGGCTTCATGCTGATTGCCGAGGGTGCACACCTGGCACATTTGAGCATCGCGGGTTCGGAAGTAGGCTCGGTACCCAAAGGATACCTCTACTTTTCCATCGCCTTCTCACTTTTTGTGGAAGCCCTCAACATGCGCTTGCGCAAAAAACAAGACCCTGTCCAATTGCGGGGTTATCAAGAAGAAGCCATCCAAGAAGGAGTGATGAAACCTTAA
- a CDS encoding FKBP-type peptidyl-prolyl cis-trans isomerase produces MKKTTILCIVLSFLISGLWAQNQSSKMDSVSYNLGILIAQNLKRQGLEKVNPTELAKGVADALAGVKVDLAQCNESVSEYLTAQQAKKFEGNVAEGKKFLEENKKRPEVKTTASGLQYEIMKAGTGAKPTANDKVTVHYHGMLLNGFVFDSSVERGQPATFGVNQVIQGWIEGLQLMPLGSKWKFFIPYDLAYGERGAGGDIGPFATLIFEVELLKIN; encoded by the coding sequence ATGAAAAAGACCACGATTCTTTGCATCGTACTTTCATTTTTAATCAGTGGCCTCTGGGCACAAAATCAAAGCAGCAAAATGGATTCTGTAAGTTACAACTTAGGCATATTGATTGCCCAGAACCTCAAACGACAAGGACTAGAAAAGGTTAACCCGACCGAATTGGCCAAGGGTGTGGCCGATGCACTGGCGGGAGTTAAGGTAGATTTGGCTCAGTGCAACGAATCGGTCAGCGAATACCTGACGGCACAACAAGCCAAAAAATTTGAGGGCAATGTAGCCGAAGGCAAAAAGTTTTTGGAAGAAAACAAAAAACGCCCCGAAGTGAAGACTACGGCCAGCGGCCTGCAATACGAAATCATGAAGGCTGGAACCGGCGCTAAACCTACCGCCAACGATAAAGTTACCGTTCACTACCACGGCATGTTGTTGAATGGCTTCGTATTTGACAGTTCTGTTGAGCGCGGCCAGCCCGCCACTTTTGGGGTAAATCAGGTAATTCAAGGGTGGATAGAAGGTTTACAACTGATGCCTTTGGGTTCCAAGTGGAAGTTCTTCATTCCTTACGATTTGGCTTACGGAGAACGTGGAGCGGGTGGTGACATTGGCCCCTTTGCAACGCTGATCTTTGAGGTTGAATTGCTGAAAATCAACTAA
- a CDS encoding tail fiber domain-containing protein: MKHFSALLFSMFVLVIVGYSQARVETNGKVRLGNTRPTNDPLNEVTHEILGLGTDENRVGSKLSFGDYGRASLLGANVYVGEFGTTDTDRLELGGKNGFHFMVGGDRVTNGMAFQWVAGSTNAWVFDIWGQVRSYGITLTSDIRLKSNVKKIDNGLTLVKQLNGISYDFNKPISAERIKLLADAVPNSEKERQEIEKERNKLAEESKPQKDQLGFSAQDVQKILPQLVTQDEQGMLSVNYIGMIPVLVEAIKEQQTTIEAMKKEIELLKKK, translated from the coding sequence ATGAAACACTTTTCTGCATTATTATTTTCCATGTTTGTGCTAGTGATTGTTGGATATTCTCAAGCGAGAGTTGAGACCAACGGAAAAGTAAGATTGGGCAATACTCGCCCCACGAACGATCCGCTTAATGAGGTGACGCATGAAATTCTTGGTTTGGGAACAGATGAAAACCGAGTTGGATCAAAATTAAGTTTCGGTGATTACGGGAGGGCTAGTTTATTAGGTGCTAATGTGTATGTTGGAGAATTTGGTACCACAGATACCGACAGATTAGAACTGGGGGGTAAAAACGGATTTCATTTCATGGTGGGAGGTGACAGGGTAACCAATGGCATGGCGTTTCAATGGGTTGCTGGTTCTACCAATGCCTGGGTTTTTGACATTTGGGGACAAGTACGTTCTTATGGAATAACCCTTACCTCTGACATTCGGCTAAAATCGAATGTCAAAAAGATCGACAATGGTCTGACTCTGGTCAAACAATTGAATGGGATCAGTTATGATTTTAACAAGCCAATATCTGCCGAACGTATAAAATTGCTTGCAGATGCTGTACCAAATTCTGAAAAGGAACGTCAAGAAATTGAAAAGGAACGCAACAAACTAGCCGAGGAGTCAAAACCACAAAAGGATCAATTGGGTTTTTCTGCCCAAGATGTTCAAAAGATATTGCCACAATTGGTAACCCAAGATGAACAAGGGATGCTTTCCGTTAACTACATCGGGATGATTCCTGTTTTGGTTGAAGCCATCAAAGAACAGCAGACTACAATTGAGGCGATGAAAAAGGAGATCGAATTACTGAAGAAAAAGTGA
- a CDS encoding FAD:protein FMN transferase, giving the protein MRHYIGVSLLALLFSCTNPREKTDNASPYLNIEGQTMGTYYRITYRDEQERDIQPAIEKSLFELNAELSTYIDSSLISDFNQTSKTDLSIPLSARHFMANLNKSAEIYRSSNGAFDPTVAPLVNYWGFGYTGSKPLTQVDSSKIDSLLTLVGFSKLNWTTRGEQVLIRKQVPGIKLDFNAIAPGYAVDELGRVLESMQIYNYLIDIGGEMLAKGTNPQGEDWVVGITTPKEGAETTDIQTTVPLQDQALATSGNYRKYYSIKGEKYSHTINPRTGFPERSNLLSATVIAPDAMTADAYATVCMVMGLEKGLALIESLPNLEAYFIYGDPKGEMLVKYTSGFKKSEK; this is encoded by the coding sequence ATGAGACATTATATAGGAGTAAGTCTTTTGGCACTACTTTTTTCCTGTACCAATCCCCGCGAAAAAACCGACAACGCCTCCCCTTACCTCAACATTGAGGGTCAAACCATGGGCACTTATTACCGCATCACCTATCGGGATGAGCAGGAGCGGGATATTCAACCTGCCATCGAAAAAAGTTTGTTCGAGTTGAACGCCGAGCTGTCTACTTACATCGATTCCTCGCTCATTTCGGACTTTAACCAGACCAGCAAAACCGACTTGTCTATACCCCTCAGCGCCCGGCATTTTATGGCTAACCTGAACAAGAGTGCCGAGATTTACCGCAGCAGCAATGGAGCTTTTGACCCTACGGTGGCACCTCTGGTGAATTATTGGGGGTTTGGGTATACAGGGTCAAAACCCCTTACTCAGGTAGACAGCAGTAAAATTGATTCCCTGCTCACTTTGGTGGGTTTTTCCAAACTCAATTGGACGACCCGTGGTGAGCAAGTGCTCATACGCAAACAAGTGCCCGGTATCAAGCTGGATTTTAATGCCATTGCCCCCGGCTATGCGGTGGACGAACTGGGTCGAGTGCTGGAATCCATGCAGATCTACAACTACCTGATCGACATCGGAGGAGAAATGCTGGCCAAAGGCACCAACCCACAAGGCGAGGATTGGGTGGTGGGCATCACCACACCCAAAGAGGGTGCGGAAACTACCGACATTCAAACGACAGTCCCCCTTCAGGATCAGGCCCTGGCCACTTCTGGCAATTACCGCAAATACTACTCCATCAAAGGGGAAAAATACAGCCATACCATCAATCCTCGTACGGGTTTTCCCGAACGCAGCAACCTCTTGAGTGCCACGGTAATCGCCCCCGATGCCATGACCGCCGATGCTTACGCCACCGTTTGTATGGTGATGGGTTTGGAAAAAGGTTTGGCACTCATCGAATCTCTCCCTAACTTGGAGGCCTATTTCATCTATGGTGACCCCAAAGGTGAAATGTTGGTAAAGTATACTTCAGGATTTAAAAAGAGTGAAAAGTGA
- a CDS encoding glycosyltransferase family 2 protein, with protein MKIDIILPCYNPIPGWSDNILSAYQHLQNLAPQFQLRIILVNDGSSRNVSPADFDKLTQQLPRFQCISYEQNRGKGYAIRQGAALADAPYVVFTDIDFPYLDEDLLAVINKLSAEQVDIVIGVRAGNYYTKVPIWRVFISKVLKLMIRTLLRVNITDSQGGLKGFSQKGLDVLKSTQIDRYLFDLELIKLASRRSDLNMQPVVVNLKPHVVFAPVGLAILRREFRNFLKVLLMR; from the coding sequence ATGAAAATTGACATTATCCTGCCATGTTACAATCCCATCCCCGGCTGGTCTGACAATATCCTATCTGCTTATCAACACCTGCAAAATCTTGCTCCCCAATTTCAACTGCGCATCATTTTGGTCAACGATGGCAGTAGCCGCAATGTAAGTCCTGCTGATTTTGATAAATTGACCCAACAGCTCCCACGTTTTCAATGCATCAGTTACGAACAAAACCGTGGCAAGGGGTACGCCATACGTCAGGGGGCCGCGCTGGCTGATGCGCCTTATGTGGTATTTACCGATATTGATTTCCCCTATTTGGATGAAGACCTGCTGGCTGTGATCAACAAACTTTCTGCTGAACAAGTAGACATTGTAATTGGCGTACGCGCGGGGAATTATTACACCAAAGTCCCGATCTGGCGGGTGTTCATCTCCAAAGTGCTCAAACTGATGATTCGTACCCTGTTGCGGGTGAACATTACAGACTCACAGGGAGGGCTCAAAGGTTTTTCTCAAAAAGGATTGGATGTATTAAAATCTACCCAAATCGACCGTTATCTGTTTGATTTGGAATTGATCAAACTCGCTTCCCGGCGCAGTGACCTCAACATGCAGCCCGTGGTGGTCAATTTGAAACCACATGTGGTGTTTGCGCCAGTGGGGTTGGCAATTTTACGCAGAGAATTTCGTAATTTCCTGAAGGTATTGTTGATGCGCTAG
- a CDS encoding DoxX family protein: MMKSGRNYDLALLLLRLAFGGLMMGLWGKSKFLQLLTENPVQFLDPFGLGDQVTLALSVFAEVFCAALITLGLYTRLACIPLIFNMIMAITYGHAGQPFVEREHAITYLVPYVVIFVMGPGWYSLDAQIRKTMD; the protein is encoded by the coding sequence ATGATGAAAAGTGGAAGAAATTACGATTTAGCACTGCTTTTGCTGCGACTGGCCTTTGGTGGACTCATGATGGGGCTATGGGGCAAAAGTAAGTTTTTGCAACTCCTGACCGAAAATCCGGTGCAGTTTCTCGACCCTTTTGGCTTAGGCGATCAGGTTACGCTGGCACTCAGTGTTTTTGCCGAAGTATTTTGTGCTGCCTTGATTACCCTGGGCTTGTATACCCGCCTCGCTTGTATACCACTGATTTTCAATATGATCATGGCCATTACTTACGGCCATGCCGGACAACCCTTTGTTGAACGGGAACACGCCATTACGTACCTTGTGCCCTACGTAGTTATTTTCGTGATGGGCCCCGGTTGGTATTCATTGGATGCACAAATCCGCAAAACCATGGACTAA
- a CDS encoding 3'-5' exonuclease, protein MKLILDRDLCFFDIEATGLNVVRDRIVQIAIIKYFKDGREPQELSLMINPGIPISLEAILVHGIQPKDVANKPTFQQLAQKIWDFIGNADLAGYNSNRFDIPMLMEEFARVGMEFDVTKRRSIDVQRIFYKMEPRTLKAALKFYCEKEHEDAHDAMADVRATIDVFKGQLDKYEGVDYLDEDGVRVEAPIKNDVQVLHEFTNDNRFVDATQKLRADVNGDIVFNFGKYVGKPVGETLYEDRQYYNWILNKEFTSQVKQMVKKLVREYEKGLKAKEKENGNNE, encoded by the coding sequence ATGAAACTGATTCTCGACCGCGATCTCTGTTTTTTCGATATCGAAGCCACCGGGCTTAATGTGGTGCGCGACCGCATTGTGCAAATTGCCATCATCAAATATTTCAAAGATGGCCGTGAACCGCAGGAATTGTCGTTGATGATCAATCCGGGCATTCCCATTTCACTGGAAGCCATTTTGGTTCACGGCATTCAACCCAAGGATGTCGCCAACAAGCCAACTTTCCAGCAATTGGCACAAAAGATCTGGGACTTCATTGGCAATGCCGACCTGGCGGGCTACAATTCTAACCGCTTCGACATCCCAATGTTGATGGAAGAATTCGCCCGCGTGGGTATGGAATTCGACGTCACCAAACGCCGCTCAATTGACGTACAGCGCATTTTTTACAAAATGGAGCCCCGTACGCTGAAAGCGGCCCTCAAGTTTTACTGCGAAAAAGAACACGAGGACGCCCACGATGCCATGGCCGATGTGCGTGCCACCATTGATGTGTTCAAAGGGCAGTTGGACAAGTACGAAGGTGTGGATTACCTGGATGAAGATGGGGTTAGGGTAGAAGCCCCCATCAAAAATGACGTACAAGTCTTGCACGAATTTACCAATGACAACCGTTTTGTAGATGCCACCCAAAAGCTGCGCGCCGATGTCAATGGCGACATCGTGTTCAACTTTGGAAAATACGTCGGCAAACCCGTCGGTGAAACCCTGTACGAAGACCGCCAATACTACAATTGGATCCTCAACAAGGAGTTCACCTCGCAGGTCAAACAAATGGTCAAAAAGCTGGTACGCGAGTACGAAAAAGGCTTAAAAGCCAAAGAGAAAGAAAACGGAAACAATGAATAA
- a CDS encoding FkbM family methyltransferase gives MKNIIKQLIKKLPIAFTQNQRYDRQTRAVIQKVCKSDSNCIDVGCHKGEVLDVMVQYAPHGKHLGFEPIPGLYQALEKKYQNSNCRILDFALSNQTGEATFNYVVSNPSYSGLQKRKYDRAEEQDTSITVRTARLDEVLNPAQAVDLIKIDVEGGEMLVLEGARETLLKQRPVVLFEHGLGASDYYGAGPAQVFAYFEECGYAINTMKAWLKGQKALDQAEFERQFFQKLNYFFIAYPR, from the coding sequence ATGAAAAACATCATCAAGCAACTCATTAAAAAACTGCCCATTGCTTTTACCCAAAACCAGCGCTACGATCGCCAGACGCGCGCGGTGATTCAAAAGGTATGTAAGTCAGATAGCAACTGTATTGACGTGGGTTGCCACAAAGGGGAAGTGTTGGACGTGATGGTGCAGTATGCTCCTCATGGAAAACACCTGGGGTTTGAACCGATCCCCGGCTTGTATCAAGCTTTGGAAAAAAAATACCAAAACAGCAATTGCCGCATCTTGGATTTTGCCTTGAGCAACCAGACGGGTGAAGCTACCTTTAATTACGTAGTCTCCAATCCTTCCTATAGCGGCTTACAAAAAAGGAAATACGACCGCGCCGAGGAACAAGACACCTCCATCACTGTGCGTACCGCCCGTTTGGATGAGGTGTTGAACCCGGCGCAAGCGGTCGATTTGATCAAAATAGACGTAGAAGGGGGTGAAATGCTGGTTTTGGAAGGAGCGCGGGAAACCTTGCTCAAACAGCGGCCTGTGGTACTTTTTGAACATGGCCTGGGTGCTTCGGACTATTACGGTGCCGGGCCAGCGCAAGTATTTGCTTATTTTGAGGAATGTGGTTATGCGATCAATACCATGAAGGCCTGGTTGAAAGGCCAAAAAGCGTTGGATCAGGCCGAGTTTGAGCGGCAATTTTTTCAAAAATTGAATTATTTCTTCATTGCGTATCCCCGATGA